One genomic segment of Candidatus Berkiella aquae includes these proteins:
- a CDS encoding secondary thiamine-phosphate synthase enzyme YjbQ yields MSAFFQQNLSIQTKGRGTLELTREIQAWVKKSQYAIGLCHLFVKHTSASLIICENADPQVRQDLDHYFASLVPDGDSLFLHNDEGPDDMPAHIRTILTQTSLTIPIQEGRLALGTWQGIYLYEHRYAPHQREIIITIQG; encoded by the coding sequence ATGAGCGCTTTTTTTCAGCAAAATTTAAGCATACAAACCAAAGGCCGTGGTACGCTTGAACTCACCCGCGAAATTCAAGCATGGGTAAAAAAAAGCCAATACGCTATTGGCTTGTGTCATTTGTTTGTTAAACACACCAGTGCTTCATTAATCATTTGTGAAAATGCCGATCCGCAAGTTCGGCAAGATCTTGATCATTATTTTGCCAGTTTAGTGCCAGATGGTGATTCATTATTTTTACATAATGATGAAGGCCCAGATGATATGCCCGCTCACATTCGTACTATTTTAACGCAAACCAGTTTAACTATTCCCATTCAGGAAGGGCGATTGGCTTTGGGGACTTGGCAAGGCATTTATTTATATGAGCATCGTTATGCTCCCCATCAAAGAGAAATTATCATCACTATTCAGGGTTGA
- the dapB gene encoding 4-hydroxy-tetrahydrodipicolinate reductase has protein sequence MLRIAIAGCAGRMGKALVQAAVLQPEVKLTVATVTHGNPLKNTDVGSIAGIEALHIKPVDDLHKVLDQFDVLIDFTIPASTLLHLSICQKAHKKMVIGTTGFSDEQKHRIQDASNHIPIVFAPNMSIGVNLCYELLKQAAAVLGDTVDIEIIEAHHRHKIDAPSGTALKMGEVIAQTLGRDFNEVAVFDRHGITGERERQTIGFSTIRGGDIAGDHTVLFASSGERIEITHRASSRQAFATGAVHAAKWLEDKQSGLYSMSDVLGLTQP, from the coding sequence ATGTTAAGAATTGCAATTGCAGGTTGTGCTGGGCGAATGGGTAAAGCATTAGTCCAAGCGGCAGTACTGCAGCCTGAGGTCAAATTAACCGTCGCAACCGTAACCCATGGTAATCCACTGAAAAATACCGATGTGGGTTCGATTGCTGGTATTGAAGCACTTCACATTAAGCCCGTTGATGATCTCCATAAGGTGCTTGACCAATTCGATGTCTTAATTGATTTTACGATCCCTGCCTCTACCTTATTACATTTATCTATTTGTCAAAAGGCCCATAAAAAAATGGTGATAGGGACGACCGGTTTTAGTGATGAGCAAAAACATCGCATTCAAGATGCCAGCAACCATATTCCCATTGTGTTTGCGCCGAATATGAGTATTGGCGTGAATCTTTGTTATGAACTTTTAAAACAAGCCGCAGCGGTGCTGGGTGATACCGTTGATATTGAAATTATCGAAGCACATCATCGTCATAAAATAGATGCCCCTTCAGGAACAGCGCTTAAAATGGGTGAAGTGATTGCCCAAACTTTAGGACGTGATTTCAATGAAGTGGCGGTTTTTGATCGTCATGGTATTACCGGAGAACGTGAACGGCAAACGATAGGTTTTTCTACCATCCGAGGCGGGGATATTGCGGGTGATCATACCGTGCTGTTTGCAAGCAGCGGCGAACGTATTGAAATTACCCATCGCGCTTCAAGTCGTCAAGCCTTTGCAACAGGGGCCGTGCATGCTGCCAAGTGGCTAGAAGATAAGCAATCCGGGCTTTATAGCATGAGTGATGTATTAGGCCTTACCCAGCCATGA